CCCAGTCCCTCGAAGCGTTCCTGCGAATCATGGGGCGCGATCGACTCGATGACACCCTGCACATGATCGCGGACCCGCTGGAAGTCGGCGCTCGGGGGCGCCGCCTCAACGCCGAACCTGCCGGCGTGACGCGTGGCGTGGGCGGCGTGCGCGGCTGCGATCAGGGACTTGGACGGTACGCATCCATAGTTCAGGCAATCGCCGCCCATCTTGCCGCGTTCGATCAGGACGGTGTCGACGCCGAGTTGCGCCGCGGCGGCCGCGACGCTCAAGCCGCCGGAGCCTGCGCCAATAATGCAGAGGTATGGGTACAACGTGGTATCTGATGAAGTCATCGCGCTTGTGAACTATCCAGCTGGTCGTTTGGTCATGCCCCCCGGCACCATAGACTTGGCCCGCGCAGCGCGCGATTCGAGAAGAGGGTGGTTCGCTTGCTGCCGGGTGGGCACATCATCCCGTATGACGTAGTGCTTTCCTCGGCGGAATACCAAGGCGCGATCACGATACCCCGGTTGCGCACCTGATACCCGTCCACCACGCGTTTGCCGATCCGCCGAGGGGGACTGCGCCGACCGGATCCACGCCACTGCGCTGCGGCATCAACATGCCGCAGCCGCCATCAGCGCCCCCGCTCGCAGGCGTCTCCGCGCGACCGCCGCCGTCAGGCCGTCGTATAGACTCGCGGGCACGCGCGATGCCATGCGTGGATCACTTGTCTCCGGTCGACCATCGAGGTAGGGAACCATGGCCCAGCTTCCGAAGTATCAGATGCATGTTGGAGGTACGTGGGTGGACCCGCTGTCGGGGGAATGGCTCGAAACGGACAACCCGTTCAACGGCAAGCCCTGGGCATTGATTCCCCGCGGCAACGCGGACGACGCGAACCGCGCCGTCGCCGTCGCCAAGGATGCGTTCGTCGACGGCGAGTGGCCCCGCCTGACCGCGACAGAGCGCGGCAACCTGCTGCGCCGGCTCGGCGATCTCATCGCCCGCGATGCCGACCGGCTAGCCGCAACCGAGGTTCAGGACAACGGCAAGCTGATCGCCGAAATGCGCGGGCAGCTCCGGTACGTGCCCCAGTGGTACTACTACTTCGGCGGACTCGCGGACAAGGTCGAGGGTGCCGTGATCCCGTCCGACAAGCCGGACATGTTCAATTACACCCGTCACGAACCGCTCGGCGTGGTCGTCGCGATCACAGCCTGGAATTCGCCGCTGCTGCTCAC
This genomic interval from Rhodospirillales bacterium contains the following:
- a CDS encoding FAD-dependent oxidoreductase — its product is MTSSDTTLYPYLCIIGAGSGGLSVAAAAAQLGVDTVLIERGKMGGDCLNYGCVPSKSLIAAAHAAHATRHAGRFGVEAAPPSADFQRVRDHVQGVIESIAPHDSQERFEGLG